The Deltaproteobacteria bacterium genome has a segment encoding these proteins:
- the pheA gene encoding prephenate dehydratase, which produces MKKSPLEELRKEIRQKDKEIVTLLNERAKLSLEVGAVKIENGREVYDPSRESLIFQFLSQINPGPLSDKAVQDIFREIISSSRALQGPVTVAYFGPEASFTHLVALAHFGKMSQFFPQKNIAQVFEQVERERCAYGVVPIENSGEGAVKQTLDRLSSTPLSIRAEVFLRISHYLISSNDNLEKIKRVYSHPQAIAQCQGWLEKNLPQCSLSKVENTAQAAQKVLEDLEGAAIGSQEAAQLYGLKILADRIEDYPLNTTRFLVMGRGQSEATGRDKTSILFGTPHTPGALFHALEPFNNKELNLLKIESYPLPDRIWEYLFFVDFSGHWGDEKVRQCLKDLETVTTFIKVLGSYPWGEGLGRK; this is translated from the coding sequence ATGAAAAAAAGTCCCTTGGAAGAACTCCGGAAAGAAATAAGGCAAAAGGACAAAGAGATTGTAACCCTTTTGAATGAACGGGCCAAACTGTCTCTTGAGGTAGGGGCAGTTAAAATAGAGAACGGGCGGGAGGTCTATGACCCTTCCCGGGAGAGTCTGATTTTTCAGTTTCTTTCCCAGATCAACCCGGGGCCCCTTTCCGATAAGGCGGTACAGGATATTTTCCGGGAGATTATCTCTTCCTCCCGGGCCCTTCAAGGCCCTGTGACAGTGGCCTATTTCGGTCCGGAGGCCTCTTTTACCCATTTAGTTGCCCTGGCCCATTTCGGGAAAATGTCCCAATTTTTTCCTCAAAAGAACATTGCCCAGGTCTTTGAACAGGTGGAACGGGAAAGATGCGCTTACGGGGTGGTTCCCATTGAAAATTCCGGAGAGGGTGCTGTCAAACAAACCCTCGATCGTTTGAGTTCAACCCCCCTGTCCATCCGGGCCGAGGTTTTCCTGAGGATTTCCCATTACCTGATTTCTTCTAATGATAATTTAGAAAAGATTAAAAGGGTCTATTCCCATCCCCAGGCTATAGCCCAATGCCAGGGCTGGCTGGAAAAAAATCTGCCCCAATGTTCCTTGTCTAAAGTCGAGAATACGGCCCAGGCTGCCCAAAAAGTATTGGAAGACCTGGAAGGAGCGGCTATCGGCAGCCAGGAAGCCGCCCAGTTATACGGACTCAAGATCCTGGCCGACCGGATTGAGGATTATCCTTTGAACACGACACGGTTCCTCGTTATGGGAAGAGGTCAAAGTGAGGCCACCGGAAGGGATAAGACCTCCATCCTGTTCGGGACCCCCCATACTCCCGGTGCCCTTTTCCATGCCCTGGAACCCTTTAATAATAAAGAACTGAACCTGCTCAAAATTGAATCCTATCCCCTGCCGGACCGGATATGGGAATATTTATTCTTTGTGGATTTTTCCGGCCATTGGGGAGATGAGAAGGTCCGGCAATGCCTTAAGGATTTAGAAACGGTGACCACTTTTATTAAGGTCCTGGGCTCATACCCCTGGGGAGAGGGATTAGGACGAAAATAG
- the aroD gene encoding type I 3-dehydroquinate dehydratase: protein MAVKMTDPRYPRICISITAGTTQEALIKMEAGFAQTDMLELRIDGLRRVDLKRLLADKKGEILVTNRVKKEGGAFTGNEEARVDLLKEAVALGADYVDLELGTDRDLIADLKKKIEAHQGKTKLILSYHNQEGTPPREALQKILEEGCRAGADIIKIVPWAVEVGDNLTVLDLIPYAKRLGTEIITFCMGEKGKISRAIAPLLGSYLTYAALTKGEESAPGQMTVQELKQIFALIKF, encoded by the coding sequence GTGGCTGTCAAAATGACCGACCCTCGCTATCCCCGTATCTGCATTTCCATAACCGCCGGGACCACCCAGGAGGCCCTGATCAAAATGGAAGCGGGATTTGCCCAGACCGATATGCTGGAACTGCGGATAGACGGCCTCCGGAGGGTTGATTTAAAGAGGCTGCTGGCCGACAAAAAAGGGGAGATCCTGGTCACCAACCGGGTAAAAAAAGAAGGAGGGGCCTTCACCGGCAATGAGGAGGCCAGGGTGGACCTTCTTAAAGAAGCAGTGGCCTTAGGGGCCGATTATGTGGACCTGGAATTGGGGACTGACAGGGACCTGATTGCCGACCTGAAGAAAAAGATTGAAGCCCATCAGGGAAAAACAAAATTGATCCTGTCTTATCATAATCAGGAAGGGACCCCGCCCCGTGAGGCGCTGCAAAAGATTTTGGAAGAGGGCTGCAGAGCCGGTGCGGATATTATCAAGATCGTACCCTGGGCTGTAGAGGTGGGGGACAATCTGACGGTCTTAGACCTCATCCCTTATGCCAAAAGACTGGGGACAGAAATTATTACGTTTTGCATGGGGGAAAAAGGGAAGATAAGCCGGGCCATTGCCCCTCTTCTGGGCTCCTACCTGACCTATGCCGCCTTAACCAAGGGGGAGGAGTCGGCCCCGGGGCAGATGACTGTTCAAGAGTTGAAGCAGATTTTTGCGCTTATAAAATTCTGA
- the aroE gene encoding shikimate dehydrogenase encodes MAHSLSPLMHQAALDRMQVRSRYVPFCVRDLKAAVQGIRGLDIRGVSVTLPFKTEVIKYLDEIDGAARRIGAVNTIWNHQGVLKGYNTDWLGFTLSLKEGLEIRGKRFAVLGAGGAARGILYGLIREGGNPVILNRTVAKGQDLAKEFGCAFLPLSEMEKIDADCLINTTPQGMAPDIKKSPFPRAHLKKFGWVMDIIYNPLKTKLLKDAEEAGCKVISGLGMFVHQGAEQLKIWTGLEPPRDFMYKLIQAKLEKNDRD; translated from the coding sequence GTGGCCCACAGCCTTTCTCCCCTCATGCACCAGGCCGCTTTAGACCGGATGCAGGTCAGGAGCCGATATGTCCCCTTTTGTGTCCGGGATTTAAAGGCCGCCGTGCAAGGGATCAGGGGGCTGGATATTCGGGGAGTCAGTGTTACCCTGCCTTTCAAGACCGAGGTCATAAAATACCTGGATGAAATAGATGGGGCCGCCCGCCGGATCGGGGCGGTCAATACCATCTGGAATCATCAGGGGGTCCTTAAGGGTTACAATACCGACTGGCTCGGGTTTACCCTTTCGTTAAAGGAGGGCCTGGAAATCCGGGGGAAGCGATTTGCCGTCCTCGGGGCCGGAGGAGCGGCCAGGGGAATCCTTTACGGGCTGATCCGGGAAGGGGGGAATCCGGTAATACTCAACCGGACCGTTGCCAAAGGACAGGATCTGGCCAAGGAATTTGGCTGTGCCTTTTTACCGTTATCCGAAATGGAAAAGATTGATGCCGATTGCCTGATCAATACCACCCCCCAGGGGATGGCCCCGGACATAAAAAAATCACCCTTTCCCAGAGCACACCTGAAAAAATTTGGTTGGGTCATGGACATTATTTATAACCCGCTCAAGACAAAACTTTTAAAGGACGCCGAAGAGGCAGGGTGCAAGGTCATTTCCGGGCTGGGCATGTTCGTGCATCAGGGGGCGGAACAACTGAAGATCTGGACCGGACTGGAACCCCCCAGGGACTTCATGTATAAGCTGATCCAGGCAAAATTAGAAAAAAATGATCGAGATTAA
- the aroA gene encoding 3-phosphoshikimate 1-carboxyvinyltransferase → MIEIKPIAHLDAQVTMPGSKSYTQRALIMAALAEGDSLLQGPLLSEDTGYLAAALGLLGAGIEMHDGDMVVHGTKGLIKNPHQEIYLGNNGTALRLLTTVVCLGEGEFLLTGTARLKERPVQPLLTALKALGVDIRSKDQPGFPPIIIKAQGLKGGRVKISQMESSQYISSLLISAPFAGEDLSLELQGPIPSRPYVEMTTALMKQFGALVIQKSPTLFLIKNDRPYKGITCRIEGDVSSASYFFLAAALCQGKVRVRPILSETLQGDIGFLKILQVLGCTIRRGRDWVEVSGGRPVAGERLFDLGDMPDMVPTLAVLAACRPGRTIIKNVAHLRIKESNRLEALARELTRTGIRAEETADGLKIEGGRPHGAEIETYNDHRIAMSFAILGLAVPGIKIKDPDCVRKSFPGFWKELEKLST, encoded by the coding sequence ATGATCGAGATTAAACCGATAGCCCATCTTGATGCCCAGGTTACGATGCCCGGGTCGAAGAGTTATACCCAGAGGGCCCTTATCATGGCCGCCCTGGCCGAGGGGGATTCCCTCTTGCAAGGCCCCCTCCTTTCAGAAGATACGGGGTATCTGGCAGCGGCCCTGGGCCTGCTGGGCGCCGGTATTGAGATGCATGATGGGGATATGGTAGTCCACGGTACAAAGGGCCTGATAAAAAACCCCCACCAGGAAATTTATCTGGGGAACAATGGCACGGCCCTGCGCCTGCTGACTACCGTGGTCTGCCTTGGAGAAGGCGAGTTTCTGCTCACCGGTACCGCCCGTCTTAAGGAAAGACCGGTTCAACCCTTGCTTACGGCCCTGAAGGCCTTGGGGGTGGATATCCGGAGTAAAGACCAGCCGGGTTTTCCACCGATCATCATTAAGGCCCAGGGCCTTAAGGGAGGCCGGGTAAAAATCAGCCAGATGGAAAGCAGTCAGTATATTTCCTCTCTTCTGATCTCGGCCCCTTTTGCCGGGGAGGATCTTTCCCTCGAGCTTCAAGGCCCGATCCCTTCCAGACCTTATGTGGAAATGACCACGGCCTTGATGAAACAGTTTGGGGCCCTGGTAATCCAAAAATCACCGACTCTTTTTTTAATCAAGAATGACCGACCGTATAAGGGGATTACCTGCCGGATCGAGGGAGATGTCTCCAGTGCCTCTTATTTTTTTTTGGCCGCCGCCTTGTGTCAGGGCAAGGTCAGGGTCCGGCCTATTCTTTCGGAGACCTTGCAGGGAGATATCGGCTTTTTGAAGATCCTGCAAGTGCTCGGGTGTACGATACGTCGGGGGAGAGATTGGGTGGAGGTTTCGGGAGGAAGACCGGTTGCAGGAGAAAGGCTTTTTGACCTGGGGGATATGCCGGATATGGTCCCGACCCTGGCTGTATTGGCCGCCTGCCGGCCAGGGCGGACTATTATTAAAAATGTCGCCCACCTCAGAATAAAAGAGAGTAACCGGCTGGAGGCTCTGGCCAGGGAGTTGACCAGGACCGGAATTCGGGCCGAAGAAACAGCAGACGGTCTTAAAATCGAAGGGGGCAGACCCCATGGGGCTGAAATTGAAACCTATAACGATCATCGGATAGCCATGAGCTTTGCTATTCTGGGTTTGGCCGTTCCGGGCATTAAAATCAAGGATCCGGACTGCGTCCGGAAATCCTTTCCGGGATTCTGGAAAGAATTGGAAAAGTTGTCGACTTAG
- a CDS encoding shikimate kinase produces MNIILIGYRCTGKTSVGKKLAEKLGVPFYDTDALIIDRIGKTIKEWVEEKGWESFRQEEKAVIREIASLDSTVIALGGGAVLDPENRAIISRNALILWLAADAQTIGERMSADPHNKDLRPPLSKGDLETEIQATLTERFPLYEQVSDFCVDTKGKSLETITEEILNLIRIRNQSLNPDLTGSKDTPLL; encoded by the coding sequence ATGAATATTATTTTAATCGGCTACCGCTGTACTGGAAAGACTTCGGTGGGGAAAAAACTGGCTGAAAAATTGGGGGTCCCTTTTTATGACACCGATGCCCTGATTATCGACCGGATAGGTAAAACGATCAAAGAATGGGTGGAGGAAAAGGGCTGGGAATCCTTTCGGCAGGAAGAAAAAGCGGTCATCCGGGAAATCGCTTCTCTGGATTCGACGGTTATCGCCCTGGGAGGGGGAGCGGTCCTGGACCCTGAAAACAGAGCAATCATTAGTAGGAATGCCCTGATCCTCTGGCTGGCCGCTGATGCTCAGACCATAGGGGAAAGGATGTCGGCCGACCCCCACAATAAGGACCTGCGGCCTCCCCTTTCCAAGGGGGACCTTGAGACCGAAATCCAGGCAACCCTGACCGAGCGATTTCCTCTCTATGAACAGGTGTCCGATTTCTGTGTTGACACCAAAGGCAAGAGCCTTGAGACCATTACTGAGGAGATCCTTAACTTAATAAGGATTCGAAACCAATCCCTCAATCCAGACTTAACAGGATCGAAGGATACCCCATTGCTTTAA
- the aroC gene encoding chorismate synthase, translating to MSGNSIGLLFKVTTWGESHGPALGAVVEGCPPSIPLTEQYIQEELKKRRPGGISSASSRKEEDRVEILSGIFEGRTTGTPISLLIRNKDADSSAYDAIKDIFRPGHGDFTYFKKYGVRDHRGGGRASGRETAARVAAGAIAKKVLAPQGIEVLAYTLEIGGIKAERISLEAISKNNLYCPDPQAVIKMEKKLLETARRGDSLGGIVEIIVKGCPAGLGEPVFDKMDADLAKALMGIGSIKGVEIGAGFEAARMTGSECNDPITPEGFLTNQAGGILAGITNGDDLVIRVACKPVPSIRKEQQTIDLSGNPVTLSIKGRHDTAVIPRIVPVCEAMVRIVVADHLLRQKALKADKK from the coding sequence ATGTCCGGCAATTCCATCGGCCTTTTATTCAAGGTTACCACCTGGGGGGAGTCCCATGGCCCGGCTTTAGGTGCGGTCGTGGAGGGTTGCCCGCCTTCCATCCCTCTGACCGAACAATACATCCAGGAGGAGCTGAAAAAGAGAAGGCCGGGCGGGATTTCAAGCGCCTCCTCCAGGAAAGAAGAAGACCGGGTGGAGATCCTTTCCGGAATCTTTGAGGGTCGGACTACGGGAACGCCCATATCCTTGCTCATCCGCAACAAAGATGCAGACAGCTCGGCCTATGATGCCATAAAAGATATCTTCCGCCCCGGCCATGGTGATTTTACCTATTTCAAGAAATATGGGGTGAGGGACCACCGGGGAGGCGGCCGGGCCTCCGGCCGGGAAACCGCGGCCCGGGTGGCGGCCGGGGCGATTGCCAAAAAAGTGCTGGCCCCTCAAGGCATAGAAGTCCTGGCCTATACACTGGAAATAGGGGGCATCAAGGCCGAGCGGATCTCTTTAGAGGCCATTTCAAAAAACAACCTTTACTGTCCTGACCCCCAGGCCGTTATAAAAATGGAAAAGAAGCTGCTGGAGACCGCACGGAGAGGGGATTCTCTGGGAGGGATCGTGGAGATCATCGTCAAGGGATGTCCTGCGGGTCTGGGAGAGCCTGTCTTCGATAAGATGGATGCCGATCTGGCCAAGGCCCTGATGGGCATCGGATCCATTAAAGGGGTCGAAATCGGTGCCGGATTTGAGGCCGCCAGAATGACGGGCTCGGAGTGCAATGACCCGATCACCCCGGAGGGTTTCCTGACCAATCAGGCCGGAGGGATTCTGGCTGGCATCACCAACGGTGACGACCTGGTGATCCGGGTGGCCTGCAAGCCGGTCCCTTCCATCCGGAAAGAACAACAGACCATCGATCTTTCAGGAAATCCGGTTACTTTGTCGATCAAAGGCCGGCACGATACGGCGGTCATACCCCGTATCGTTCCGGTGTGTGAGGCCATGGTGCGCATTGTTGTGGCCGATCATCTTTTAAGACAAAAGGCCTTGAAAGCTGATAAGAAATGA
- a CDS encoding prephenate dehydrogenase/arogenate dehydrogenase family protein — MKKIQIGIIGGTRGLGRWMARFFTKEGFPVQTAGRTSGLDLPTMARQCPVVIVSVPIGVTGQVIRAIGPHMPKESLLMDVTSLKEEPVKAMLASSCSEVIGLHPLFGPRIKTLKGHNIVLCPVRCRKWLPWVKEIFIKNGAILIETQPDHHDACMALVQGLNHLNSITLGLTLAGSGFGLEELKQYATPILKTKLVILKKIFGRNSRLYAEIITQNPHTPKVITNYMNSLSELKELIDREDSRSLQKRIEDTKLFK, encoded by the coding sequence ATGAAAAAGATCCAAATCGGAATCATCGGGGGGACCAGGGGATTGGGTCGATGGATGGCTCGCTTCTTTACCAAAGAAGGCTTTCCGGTCCAGACCGCGGGAAGGACTTCCGGTTTAGACCTGCCGACCATGGCCCGACAGTGTCCGGTGGTGATCGTCAGCGTGCCCATCGGTGTCACCGGGCAAGTGATTCGAGCCATTGGACCGCACATGCCTAAAGAATCTCTGTTGATGGATGTGACCTCTCTTAAGGAAGAACCGGTCAAGGCCATGTTGGCCTCTTCCTGTTCGGAAGTTATCGGGCTCCATCCCCTTTTCGGGCCCCGGATCAAGACCCTGAAGGGGCACAATATAGTCCTCTGCCCGGTGCGCTGCCGGAAGTGGCTTCCTTGGGTAAAAGAAATTTTTATAAAAAATGGGGCCATTCTGATTGAAACCCAACCGGACCATCATGACGCCTGCATGGCCCTGGTCCAGGGTCTGAATCATTTGAATTCCATTACCCTGGGCCTGACTTTGGCCGGGTCCGGGTTTGGTCTGGAAGAACTGAAACAATATGCCACCCCGATCTTGAAAACAAAACTGGTAATTCTAAAAAAAATCTTCGGCCGGAATTCCAGGCTCTATGCGGAGATTATTACCCAGAACCCGCATACCCCAAAAGTTATTACGAATTACATGAACAGCCTGTCGGAACTGAAAGAATTGATAGACCGGGAGGATAGCCGGAGTTTACAAAAACGGATTGAGGATACCAAGCTTTTCAAATGA
- a CDS encoding 3-deoxy-7-phosphoheptulonate synthase produces MSFKYLREISNPREILADLPLSQDLARIKKKRDQEIKAVFTRESNRFLLIIGPCSAHDEEAVCDYIARLAGVQDEVKEKIIIIPRIYTNKPRTTGLGYKGMVHQPDPKEEPNLVEGIQAIRRMHIRALRESDLPAADEMLYPGNYAYIEDLLSYVAVGARSVENQAHRLTCSGLEVPVGMKNPTSGDLEVTLNSIQASQAPHTFSYNRWEVKTTGNPLTHAVLRGAVDHYKLAVPNYHFEDLSLFAKTYQKRGLANPTIIVDTNHANSNKKFAEQPRIAKEVLHSRRHSALLKEMVRGLMIESFIEEGAQPPTGTVYGKSITDPCLGWKDSEKLIRDLAGML; encoded by the coding sequence ATGAGCTTCAAATATCTTCGAGAGATATCCAACCCCCGGGAGATCCTGGCGGACCTGCCGTTGTCACAGGACCTGGCACGGATCAAGAAAAAACGCGACCAGGAGATCAAAGCCGTTTTTACCCGGGAGAGCAACCGATTCCTGCTCATCATCGGTCCCTGTTCGGCCCATGATGAAGAGGCGGTCTGCGATTACATCGCCCGGCTGGCCGGGGTGCAGGACGAAGTAAAGGAAAAGATCATCATTATTCCCAGAATCTACACCAATAAACCCCGCACGACCGGCCTGGGATACAAAGGGATGGTCCACCAGCCCGATCCGAAGGAAGAGCCGAACCTGGTCGAGGGCATTCAGGCTATCCGGAGGATGCATATCCGTGCCCTTCGGGAATCGGACCTTCCGGCAGCCGACGAGATGCTCTATCCCGGGAACTATGCCTACATCGAGGATCTGTTAAGCTATGTAGCCGTGGGCGCCCGGTCCGTAGAGAATCAGGCCCATCGTCTGACCTGCAGCGGCCTGGAAGTCCCGGTGGGTATGAAGAATCCGACCTCCGGCGACCTGGAGGTGACTCTTAATTCCATTCAGGCCTCACAAGCGCCTCATACTTTCAGTTATAACCGGTGGGAAGTAAAGACTACCGGCAATCCCCTGACGCACGCCGTTCTCCGGGGGGCCGTTGATCACTATAAGCTGGCAGTCCCCAATTACCACTTTGAAGACCTGAGCCTTTTTGCCAAGACTTACCAGAAGCGGGGGCTGGCCAATCCGACGATCATTGTGGATACCAACCACGCCAATTCCAATAAGAAATTTGCCGAACAACCCCGTATCGCCAAGGAGGTGCTGCATAGCCGCCGGCACTCGGCCCTGCTCAAGGAAATGGTCCGGGGACTGATGATCGAGAGTTTTATCGAAGAAGGCGCCCAGCCGCCGACCGGTACGGTCTACGGGAAATCCATTACCGACCCCTGCCTGGGCTGGAAGGACAGCGAAAAGCTGATTCGAGATCTGGCCGGAATGCTGTAG
- a CDS encoding universal stress protein, which translates to MEPIKKILVAVDFSEYSKPTLSYAGHLAHTLHADLVIVNVINQRDVEAIRKVEAEGVGASVEKYIALQKADREASTDQLLLETGCQDLNIIRVFRIGVPWVELLEAIKKEQADLVIMGTKGRTNISNTLLGSTAEKVFRRCPIPVLSVRSKEHEAILVRRN; encoded by the coding sequence ATGGAACCCATTAAAAAAATTTTGGTTGCCGTCGATTTTTCTGAATATTCCAAACCAACCTTAAGTTATGCCGGCCATCTGGCTCATACCCTCCATGCTGACCTGGTCATAGTCAATGTGATCAATCAGCGGGATGTGGAGGCCATCCGAAAGGTCGAAGCCGAAGGGGTGGGGGCCTCAGTAGAAAAATATATTGCCCTTCAAAAGGCGGATCGTGAAGCGTCGACCGATCAACTTCTTTTAGAAACCGGCTGCCAGGACCTCAATATCATAAGGGTGTTTCGTATCGGGGTTCCCTGGGTGGAGTTGTTGGAGGCGATAAAAAAAGAACAGGCGGATCTGGTGATTATGGGCACCAAAGGGAGAACCAATATCAGCAATACCCTTTTAGGTTCAACCGCAGAAAAAGTTTTCAGGCGCTGCCCGATTCCGGTGTTGTCCGTCCGATCGAAAGAACATGAGGCTATTCTTGTCCGAAGAAATTGA
- a CDS encoding Uma2 family endonuclease yields MGYPSKKENNLYTYKDYLEWLDGERWELIEGVAYNMTPAPSRSHQKISVALVKKISQYLEEKKCEIYHAPFDVRFPEGDEEEGEIRTVVQPDIVVICDPSKLDEKGCKGSPDLIMEILSPSTASKDYITKLNLYEKNKVPEYWIIHPIDKIVMVYRLSENGKYGRAEVYSGADKVKVGIFDDLVVDLKGIFVSD; encoded by the coding sequence ATGGGTTATCCAAGTAAAAAAGAGAACAACTTATATACTTACAAGGATTATCTGGAATGGCTGGATGGGGAACGCTGGGAGTTGATTGAGGGAGTTGCTTATAATATGACACCGGCTCCTTCCAGGAGCCATCAAAAGATTTCTGTAGCCTTGGTCAAGAAGATTTCCCAATATCTGGAAGAAAAAAAATGCGAAATCTACCACGCCCCTTTTGATGTCCGCTTCCCAGAGGGGGATGAAGAAGAGGGGGAGATCCGGACCGTCGTGCAGCCGGATATCGTGGTTATCTGTGATCCCTCGAAATTGGATGAAAAGGGATGTAAAGGCAGCCCCGATCTGATTATGGAAATCCTTTCGCCCTCTACGGCATCTAAGGATTATATCACCAAGTTGAACCTTTATGAAAAGAATAAAGTGCCCGAATACTGGATCATCCATCCGATCGATAAAATCGTCATGGTATACAGACTTTCCGAAAACGGGAAATACGGCCGGGCGGAAGTTTATTCGGGAGCGGATAAAGTGAAGGTGGGAATATTTGATGATTTGGTTGTTGACCTGAAGGGAATTTTTGTTTCTGATTAA